The DNA segment GGTCAGCATTTGCAATGAGTGACAAACCAAAGTGGTAGCCTACATAAACAAGCAGGGAGGTACCATCTCTCCGGAGCTGAATGCCTTGGCAGTGGAGATGCCTAAGTGGTCAGAAGCTCAGGGACTAGACCTGGTGACTAGGAACATCCCATGAAAGGGAGATGCCATAGCAGAAGGGGTAGTAGGCACCAAGTGGTCCCTTTATTAAGGAGTCACCGACTAGTTGATGGAGCTCTGGAAAGGTCCAACAATAGAGCTGTTTGCCACAGTGAGGAACACAAAGTGGCCCTTGTACTGTTTGCCAGTCCCTTCCAGCACCTCTGGGACAACATGGATGTCTACACCTCCTCTCCATTCAGCCAGATGAGAAGGGTCATCAACAGGCCCTTCATGCCTCAGGGAACACTGAGAACTACCTCTCATTCCACCTCTGCTGGTACataaagtaaagtaagtatatcttagtttaaccagaccactgagctgattaactcgaaggattagatttaattttatgtggctaagaaccaattggttacctagcaatgggacctacagcttattgtggaatccgaaccacattatagcgagaaatgaatctctatcaccagaaacaaatttctcttgttcttcaacGACCtttagctgagaacggaacccgctcacccagcaaaGAACTCTTCTGGTACAAGAGCAGAGCAAGAGATTCCCTCAGGCAGTAAGCTCCTTCCACCTTTATGGGTGGAGACCATCAAGCAGGTCCTCAGAAAAAGGGGATTTCTTGAGGACACTGGGGACATCATACCAGACACCCTCAGACCTTTGTCCATTGGAATGTACCAGGGGAAGTGGACAGTCATCTGAATTGGTGCTGTAGGTGTTACAATCCACTCAAGATCATTGTGAAGGAGGTGGCAGGCTTCCTGGTGTTTCTATGTAAGGAGAAGGTTCTCTCGGTTATAGCAGTCAAGGGCTACAACGCAGCCCTGTCTCATGTCTTCAGGACAAGGAGGATAAACCTCTCCAATACTTATGAGTTGTCCACCACCATCAAGGGCTTCGAGCAGAAGGCCCACCATGAGAAACAAGAGctcctgagtgggatgtgactaaGCAAGAACTCCCTGAGTGAGATGTGACTAAGGTGTTCTCCAGTTTAAGATTCCCTCCTGATAAACCCCTGAAGTTGAAGACTGTATTTCTCCTCTCCCTTGCATTGGCCAAGAAAGTAGGCAAAATGCTCACCCTCTCATACAGTGTTACCCACTCTGTAAGCTGGTCCTCCCTCTCCCTGGATTTCATCCAGACTTTGTGGCCAAAAGCCAGAACCCCTCAGTCTTGGACCTGAAGTTCAAGCTGTTCTTAATCACACCATTAAGGACTTAGTTGAGAATAACAAGGACAAGATGGTCCTATGCCCAGTCAGAGCTTTGAGATACTACTTGAAACATACCCTCCCCCCCAGAGACCCACCTGTAGGAGACTCTTCATCAGTGTGAGTCAAGAGAAGAAAAAGGCCTCTaagaacatgatctctttcttTCTGCTGGAGGGGAGGACCCTCCCCTGGGGAAGATCAAGGTCCACGACATTAGAGGCATAGGCCACTCAGTGATGTTCAGGAAGAACCACTCTGTATTCCTGGTGCTAAAGGCGGGTGTCTGGAAGAGACCGTCAACCTTCATATCCTTCTACCCGAGGGACTtggcccacaagtccttggaagCCTTCACCCTGGGCCTATTAGTGGCAGCTCAGCAGGTGGTATAGGTTTGTCAAGCCCCAATAGGGTGCCACTTGAGAAGGGACCAGGAGCATGTCAACTACCCCAGGCTGACATGGTGAGTACAGTAACATGTTGTCCTGATATTGGTTAGgatacaaacctacactttcaGTGGGAACTGACCCTCCTCTGCCACCTGTCATAGCTCTGGTCTCTCCTAATCTATAAAGCAAAGCAGAGTTGTGCATGGGCTGGTTCACAGATTAGAAGATTAAGGCCAGTTCAAGTCATGAGTGACTCAGACTACTcaataggattttatttttatagttgagCCAGTGACTGCCAAAGTGTGCCTTGTGTGAGAAATTCCATTTATGAAACAATAGGTTTGTGTCCTATGAAATGtacaaattaaatgtatatataatatatatattatataaattttatatatatatatatatatatatatatatatatatatatatatatatatatatatatatatatatatattgccacgaTCACTTTTCAGTGTGACTACTAGGTTCTTAAACCACACATCATATTGAGACTGGAATGGACTGGTGGTCTGCAACAACCAAAGgaagtgtaaaagaaaatactcatagtagcctTAAGCgtaatttattctatatatagaCTTCACATGTTTACAACTTTGAGACCAGGTTCTGAAATGAAAAGCAACTTCACAAAACAATTTACAATACCATAATCGCTTCAATATGCAAAATACCTTCAAAGTATGATTAAAACAATTACCAAAATCAATGCCATATGCAAAATAACCTCAGTACTCATAATGGTAATACcttcattatataataaataagccacattagtgaaataaacataattagcAGCAGCAATCAACAAGAGGGCAATACAATAAGGCAATAACCATAACagggcaataaaaataagaagcataataataacaacagtaacacctcaacaataataataggggCCATACCCACTCAACATAATGACTTCCTCATgcccttcaaaataataatacatcataaaTCGCTAGAGCCATCTTGCTCAACACAGTGACATACTCAAAcccttcagtaataataacaataatttaccaCAGCTCATAAGAATCCAACTGGAATAACAATTCTTCCACAATGGCGACTATGGTATAGTCAGCCCTTGACCTTCGGAGCTTATCATGCCGTCCTCACGTCAAGCGCGAGAGGTCAGCCAAACCCCGAAACAACGGTATTTCGAAGAAACAATCCAACAACTGGACAaacctaactatatatatatatataagaatttactCTGGGATAATCTTTGACAATGTAGTTCACCTGAAGGTTTAATCGAGCTCTTTTCAACCTTTTAGAGAATTCTTGCTAACATACATCAACATCTGGTTACTTGTAGGACAGACAAACACCAACAcaaagattattccccttccaaaTGGGTGCTCTGATAACAGAACTTACAAAGATGGTTCGACCTGTCATCATAAATCACAAGTGGATAAATCTGTGAAAAATGATCATGCAAACTCTGGTACCTGTAAAATTAtgcattttccatttgtttcatCAAGTTTCTCAAAATATCTGAAGAGATACGGATGGTTTTTGAGATATTGCTTGGTGGTTCTACTTGTTATTCATTGCTCTCATTACTGATATTATTTGTCATATCTTTCACAAGTACTTCGTAACCGGAAGAAAtgactttctaatatttttcttacgaaCAGCACTTGTTAGTCAGTGTTCAGTTTATATTTTGAGCAAAGGCTCGATCGTGTGATCTACAGTATCAAATAACACTGTGAATGAAAGCAGTAGATTTCATATACCGTACTTATGGCGTatatttattgacaaatataAACTGATTTTGATGAAATGCTATTCAGACTTTTTCTTCAAATACATTTTACCCAAAACTGCACTGAGGACTTTCTTGAAAAGCCACCGGAGAATGAGCAAAGACAAAATGACAACCAAGAGGAACAATGCTAACGCGTCCAGCAGGAGCAGTTGTACCCACGAGAGGCTGGCTGCAGGAGACCTCAACTTAGGGGCTCCTCTGTGACGTATGACGTACTCCGTCCAGAACACTGCTCGTTCTACAGGAGGGGTCAGTTGGTCCTTGCATGCCCTTGAAGTCTTAGCTACAttttctttgtatctgaaaaaaataaggagactggaatttgatttctgttttcttcagtgaaaaggaaaagagcTTCAGATGGCCTCACCATTTTCGTGCCCTACATTTCGTCTCCCCAGCATCAAGTTAAAACAAAATGTCAacgaggcaaagaaaaaaaaaggggggggcctCCAGGCTTGTAACATCAACTGAGGCATGAATGTAATGATAGATTTGAAGTAGAAAAATAAGTGACAGAGGAGAACCAGGTTAAGTAATGAGTGACTGATGTTCTTTACAATCAATCGTGTGACTTCATTGGTTTTTGTTCTACACACCTCAAAACGGGAAAACGAATGCTGTACAGGAAAGGAGAGTATGGCTCATTGTTCCCTCAAACAATGGGAACATTCACCCAAGATCTTATGCGGAAGCAGTCGCACACAGCAAGGTATGATCCATTGAAACAAACAGCAGCAGAGTTACTCAGATAAAGCACGGAGGACATAATTAACAAGAGAGACAGAAACCCAACTTGTAGAGAGGTTCAAGAAAAAGTATTTAGGAATTTATTACACAATACGAGGTACTATAAGAAAGTTATGATTTAAGTGATGTCTAAATGAGTTAACTGATCACAGAAGACTAGAgcatactgattatatataattgtaatggtATTTGTGATTTATGGTCACAACTGTCACGAAAACTGTATTCTTTTGGAGAGAACCTTCCGTTGACTGAATGCTTTAAACTCTGATTTTAAGACTGGTagaatgtgtttatataatgCTGTTAGTTGGAGAAGATTGAATTTTCatgaatgtgtttatataatgCTGTTAGTTGGAGAAGATTGAATTTTCATGAATGTGTTTATAAATTCCAGAAGATTGAATTTTCatgaatgtgtttatataatgCTGTTAGTTGGAgcataaatttttgaaatttacatgATTCCTGAAGCTAAGAGAACATAAACGATATGATTATATACAAACGATATGGATATATACAAAGACACATTTTACTGTTAATGCTAAAGGAAGAAGTAAGCAGTTTGAAATTTATGAAGGACGGGTCATATTAGTACATCAGTAATCTTGTTGAGAAACCATAACAGATCAGGtaccaaaaatggaaaataaaaacttactttgTGTTGTTCAAGAACTTCTTCAATAGAACTGACGATGAGATCTGCAGCTAAATCTTCATAATTGAGAGACAGACCCCATCCGTTAGCAACAACTCTAGCCCCATTGGTAGGCTGGTCTCCAAACAGGGGCAGTGCAACCACAGGAGTCCCATGGTACAACGCCTCTTGCAGACTGAGGAGCCCTCCGTGGCTTATGAATACTCTCACGTTAGGGTGACCTGAAAAGTCATGATAGAGTTGAATAGATACAAGCTTTCGAGCGATATCCTAAAGCAATTAATCTGATTGATTTCCTGTTTAAAGTGCAAGTCCTGTACTATGATTTCAAGATTACAATACTCGCCTAAAATATCTTGTTGTGGGAGCCAGGGGCTAATCATGATATTTTCTGGAATTCCTTCCAAATCGGTTTCGAATTTCCAAAGAATCCTTTGGTTTAATTTGGAAAAAGCTTCAATGAACATATTCCTGTACTTCACTGGCATTGTATTCCCTTTTGTAATTGAACCAAGGCTGAAGTATATTACACCTGCTGAGCCTGCGCCTTCAATCCATGACTCTAAGtcctaaattaaacaaaaaaaaacattcatgatatCTTGAATTATCATGAGACTGGGAAGgtattgaagcaaaaaaaaaaaaaaaaaaaaacattaatagtgGGACAAagtataaaacaacattttgaaGACATTCAggtaatagttttgttttcataaaaaaaaacttatgccaTCAAACTCTCAAAGTGAAGATCTCAGTTTATCATTTAGATATTCATTTTGCATATATTAAATAGAATGTGTCATATACTGAGAGTATTTCCCACTAATGCATATAAACATCAGTCTTGGTAGTAGTGTCTTACCTCTGGTAAAGGTCTGGCAGGTCGACAGTGCATACTACCTACTTCCACTTGGGAAGGTAAAAGGGGAACAGTCAAGCCAGTCGAAAAGTGGGAGTTCAGCAGGCTGAGACTCTGATTTCTCTCTATTTCTAGAAGAGGCGGAAGGTCTGGGAAGTGCACATTGACCTTCAGGAAAACAGTCAAGCAGTCAGAATGAGTTAATCATCCAGTCATCCAGCTTGCAATAGTTGGTTTCCTTGAATGTTCACATGGTTTTAGCAGTTAATAAAATTTTGGCCTGCTTATGATAACAACTGACATATGTTGAAAATGAAACATTCTTCTGCTTAACGGAAGAAGGCTTCTAAAGAAGTAAATCTCACCTCTTTTTGAACTGCAGGTATGACTTCCCAGTGTCTCCAATAGAAGGGAACTACTATGCTGAAAACTGTATTGGCAAGGCGTCCGAAAACGTCTTCAAGGTTAGGCTCGTAAAGAAAACTGGGCATGTAGGCTGGGCTGAGTAGGTTTCCCAGGACAGCACTCTGTCTGGGATCCATGCCATTGGCAGCAATGGTAATGAAAGGCATCTCGTGTACAAAGGGGTAGCAGAActagaaatgaaaatggaatgaacTTAACAGTTTCCATAAAAATGCCAGAGGTTTCTATTCTAAGttatggaaattatatattttgtctattccACACCAACTACCAGGCTATATTTTTCATAGTAACAGCATCCTTCTGTAAAATGACTAATTCTTGGATTCTAAGgtgaaaatcataattttcagaGTATATCACGACGGTGTACCAGCTTCTTCATCATAGAAAACTACATTCTTTTACAATAATGTTGCAGTAATGTTACGACAGTTTGTCATACAAACATTTTCAGTATGCTCTACAAGTTTTGTCTGCCTTGTAGCAACACTGGTGCCTTATAAGTTTTACCCATTTTGTCTGTCATTTAGTGATGTCATCATCCCAAATATACTTTACAAGTTTTATCATAGCACTTTACCAGTCCTGTGTGCCTGATAAATACACTCTTATTTTAAATATGCTTTGCTTGTCTAATCCATCTTGTAGTGATACTGGAAGCATAATATGTTGTACCAGtcttatgtacattatataatcaTTCTATTGCGctgaatatgcttttatttatactCTTACATCTCAGAGTCTCCGGTATTTCAAATATCTTTACAGTTTATTGGCGTCATAGTTAAGCTGGCGAGAAAACCAGTTCAGAAACAGAGGAGCGATTTGAAAAATCATGAGGTAAACAGGACAACATAGTCAAGCCACTCTATCAAGGAGAGTAAAGGTATTTTCTTGGAGCTCGTCAGATGTTGTATGGTAGTATTaatgaaagtaaagtctaaaatggCAACATCTAGGGAACCTGATGTGCTGTTTTTGATCTTCAGTTAATCTGTTCATGATACCTTTGAAAACGGGAAAATGGTGAAAGTGTCTCAACATATCATTAAGTAACAAAACTCGCATAACTGAAATCAAAAGAAgatagataaaactttaattaaatcTTTATGCCCTTCCCTAATGACCGAATGATGACTTCACCATTTCTTAGTCTGCAGAATCGGTGGTCAAATTCATATGGTGCAGTAATTCTTAAGTTCTCTGACCATAAATTTTACTTACCATACAGAATTCTTCATCATTGTTCCCTGTTACGTAAACGTTGCATtctaaaggtgttttttttttatttcgcctaGTTCTCGTAGTCTTCTCCCCATTTCTATTAcgagttattaattttatatgtattagtGTTATTCACGGCTATTTTTTTCATGGCCCTTTACCAAAGATTCTCCCATCTTTTCACACTGTTCTCGTGATTCCAAACCTGATAAAACTATAAGTTTAGTCCAAGATCTTAGGataaattataaacaaaggaAATGGAAGTAGAAGGCATCCAAGACAAAATATTATTTGCAGGAGCAAATACCTCATTAAACAGATGATCAAGAACAATGAGGTCATACTCCTTCCTCTTCCTGTAGAGTTCCTTCACATGAGGTACACGATAAATATCCCTCGCCATCTTACACAGTCTGTCTTTGAGGGCACTGATCAttccagttttcttctttacttcGTTGAAGAAGTTCACACTGGGATCTGGATAGTGGGGAAGTCGGTGGGGGATTTCTCTGATGTTCGGGTTCTGGTGCTGGACGTCGTAGCTGGTCAACATGTCTACCTGGGGGTCAGAGAACAGCGATAATGCTCTGAAGACACAGGCTTCAAGTTGGAGGCCCCTGCTATATTTCAAGGTTGTATTTCGtctcctctcttttcttcacCGACTAGATGTGTCAAAACTATCCTTCAGCATCATAGAAAGTAATCGTAATTGGCTGTAAAAGTTTCTATTATCGCTATCACGTTCAATTATTCAACTAAATTCCCCCTTTCTCCGTAATGGGGATGGCTTTCATACTTACTTTGTGGCCTCGATCTGCAAGGGCCTCTGCCAGGGGCATGAAGACGTTCCTATGGCTCTTGCTTCCCATAGGAAGGAGCATGAGGATCTTGTAGGATCTTTCAGGGGGAAGGAGACCCCCCATCCTGTCCCAGGCGACATCAGCAAGAGTAGGACACCAAGCCATTTCATCTGCAGGAAAGGTTGGTGTTTGTCGTAGAGAAGAGGAAGGATTAGGTGTCCTCTTATGAAAACATATGCAATTTTTCATTGATGATGTGGACAGTGCTAACATACTGATTAAAGATACCCACTTAAGCAAAATATACTGAAATTGCATAGCAAAGAAAGATCATACGAAAGTGTAATAAAAACTCTCTGAATTTTCGAGAATTTGCAGTTAAAGATACTTAACGCCCCCGCTTTTAAAGTTCTTTACGTTTCAGTAGCGTTAGTCTTAAAAATTTCTGCAGACTGACTGATATCTAAGCAGCACTTCGTAATGATTTGAACATAAATTGAGGTGGTATTGTTTCTCTGTCTTTAACCGTTCCGTCTAGAGGCTGAGGCCACCACAAAGACGATGTTTTTGTTCAGGCGACCACTGAAGACCACATTATCCCATATAACTGTGGGCCCACTTGTCCACTAGGAATCATGCAAGATCACCAAATCATAGGTTTAGGAGAGCTGTTCGGATTTCACCAATCGAAGCACTTGCACCCCTGCCGTCACACTCATCCATACCACCATTAAGTGCCACAGTCAAACGAAGAAGATCACATGCATGCCCACTAGAGGAGTTAAAATGGCCTTCGACGCCGTTTGGTATTCAGGAATTCATGGCGTATATGTATGTTTCTCCAAGCACGACACAAAACACCTGCCTTCAAGAATTAAGCGTTCAACACAAAACGAGCGATCTTTTATGCAAAAGAATGAAACAGAACGGAGCTGGCCACCAGGAGAAGTAATCAAAAAAGAAAGCGAGAACAACTGGAAAATTATAAGCAATATCCAGAAATGCCCAATCACCAGGCGTGAGTGGAAACTGTCTGTGAACTTGGGGGTGTGAGACTAAGAAAGGGAAATCTCCCCCTCCTTTTTATTTGAGGAAGGAGCGTACACACCGACCACGTTCAAAAAGCAAAGCATCGACTCATTTACCCCCAAACACGCGATTGAACTCGACGCGGAATTCGTATGAAACGAATTTTCTATAGGAAACTCTAATCAGCCCAAGCCGAACTGAACAACGCCAATAAATTAAAACATCGGGACAAAATTCATAGATGAGGACTTAGATTAAGCATTGCGTAATATCAGAAAGAGCCGATTGCCAAACGTAATACTATGCAAAGTGAAGAACATCTAAAACTGCTCCAAAAATAAACCCGCCAAGGCAAAATGCAAATCCTAATCCTCAAGTCATGAAACAAGAGGGACTCCCGACCAGCACGAGGAAGAATCTCTGGCACAGAGAATGAATAAGCACGTCTCACCCCAATAAGAACAGCGTTCAGAATGAACTGAATGCAAAGAACCGGATTCCACCCGGATCATCACCACATACGGCAGTACATactaacaatagacttgcaactTGAAAATGCACATTACTAAGGCGTCAACGTGACACCGAAGGCGCCCTGGTAACAACATGACGACCGTTATATTAACTTTGCAATCAGTAATTCACAAGGATGATGAGGGGAAACAGTCAAAAGATTCAGATCTCGCAAGTCAAAATCGCGGAAACAAATACAGCGTGATTAAGGCTACAGACTCTCTGATCTCTGACTATACTAGCAGTCTCTTTGACTCTccgcacgttttttttttctagaacctACAGTAGATAAACAGATCTCGCCTCGTTTATGCCTCGTCAGAGGCAAGCATCTCGCACGCACTCATGCACTTCGGTACAGCAACGCTTGCACGATGCCGTACAAATATCACAGACATGAAATGGTAACTTTTAATAGCTTT comes from the Macrobrachium rosenbergii isolate ZJJX-2024 chromosome 3, ASM4041242v1, whole genome shotgun sequence genome and includes:
- the LOC136828075 gene encoding UDP-glycosyltransferase UGT5-like, which encodes MAWCPTLADVAWDRMGGLLPPERSYKILMLLPMGSKSHRNVFMPLAEALADRGHKVDMLTSYDVQHQNPNIREIPHRLPHYPDPSVNFFNEVKKKTGMISALKDRLCKMARDIYRVPHVKELYRKRKEYDLIVLDHLFNEFCYPFVHEMPFITIAANGMDPRQSAVLGNLLSPAYMPSFLYEPNLEDVFGRLANTVFSIVVPFYWRHWEVIPAVQKEVNVHFPDLPPLLEIERNQSLSLLNSHFSTGLTVPLLPSQVEVGSMHCRPARPLPEDLESWIEGAGSAGVIYFSLGSITKGNTMPVKYRNMFIEAFSKLNQRILWKFETDLEGIPENIMISPWLPQQDILGHPNVRVFISHGGLLSLQEALYHGTPVVALPLFGDQPTNGARVVANGWGLSLNYEDLAADLIVSSIEEVLEQHKYKENVAKTSRACKDQLTPPVERAVFWTEYVIRHRGAPKLRSPAASLSWVQLLLLDALALFLLVVILSLLILRWLFKKVLSAVLGKMYLKKKSE